The Estrella lausannensis genome window below encodes:
- a CDS encoding cellulose binding domain-containing protein — protein sequence MGKLLLLFFCFAGLLFESKAAAADVPLNAEYRVDTMWATAYQVTVKLTNPTNQQVQSWQAGFFLPQQNVLSAHTSGGVFTTSGQEVSVTNASSNGTIAAFGSVTFNAIINMPQSGKTSIENLVATGYSTASPPQGEGLAAPALYPISSSSATDYTVTWSAVTGSSTYFLEMDSTINFTNPIVTPVSSANTVNFTDQPPGTYFYRVAAANSSGRSPYSNIESITIAATGSPVALSAVYKVDTVWATAFQATVTLTNRTTVPVKGWTATFSLPSGFSLSSHVNSGIFSASGQNITVKNLASNETIQPNAGVSFGMIITMPKGAKPRIDNLQASGNGNSTVPLPVPSAPIITLIASSQSSYSVSWESVVNASSYTLEEDTVGDFLHPRVVAQGNILSELFTNIASGTYYYRALASNATGNSPYSNVVSITVTNDNPIPPRDAIEYSVWYIDWTSWFNGPPFVIPQDVNMINIFVGELRYGQDGKPTMGGFGTFTESQIKSFTQYLAAQNPSIQAKVSIGGAGGMYDRTWDILTPANIKAFAQGMVDFCHNLGLAGVDFDYEAFVSAEQEALVGALIKEFKLLDPSLQTSLCSNAGFGPNYPWQQAVKNVLDAAMISPGNCAVDRFYIMSYYNSMSEEIGWITGSDGNGGWANWLITNYGFNRARISVGIDDFDAHAYDPDAFRSWAISQGFSVAHWAFDPARPKSRIQCPCTP from the coding sequence ATGGGTAAATTGTTGCTCTTGTTTTTTTGTTTTGCCGGATTGCTATTTGAATCAAAGGCCGCTGCAGCGGACGTGCCCTTAAATGCCGAATACCGCGTTGATACAATGTGGGCAACGGCCTATCAAGTCACTGTCAAATTGACAAACCCGACAAACCAGCAGGTGCAAAGCTGGCAGGCAGGTTTTTTCCTGCCACAGCAGAACGTTCTCAGTGCCCACACTTCGGGAGGAGTATTTACGACCAGCGGGCAAGAGGTTTCAGTTACAAATGCCTCTTCGAATGGCACAATCGCAGCTTTTGGCAGCGTTACATTCAATGCCATCATTAATATGCCTCAATCTGGGAAAACATCGATCGAAAATTTAGTCGCCACAGGGTACAGCACAGCGTCACCTCCTCAAGGCGAAGGGCTTGCGGCTCCTGCTTTATACCCCATTTCCAGCAGCTCGGCGACCGACTACACAGTCACTTGGAGTGCTGTGACAGGATCCTCCACCTATTTCCTCGAAATGGATAGCACCATCAATTTTACAAACCCGATCGTTACCCCTGTCAGCAGTGCAAATACAGTGAATTTTACCGATCAGCCCCCGGGTACTTACTTCTATCGTGTAGCCGCGGCGAACAGCTCCGGAAGAAGCCCATACAGTAACATCGAGAGCATCACGATAGCGGCGACAGGCTCACCCGTGGCCTTAAGTGCTGTATATAAAGTGGATACCGTATGGGCAACGGCATTCCAGGCAACCGTGACACTGACCAACCGCACAACGGTTCCCGTCAAAGGGTGGACGGCGACATTTTCGTTGCCATCCGGCTTTTCGCTGAGCAGTCATGTCAACTCAGGAATTTTCTCCGCAAGCGGACAAAATATCACTGTAAAAAACCTCGCTTCCAATGAAACGATTCAACCCAATGCCGGTGTTTCATTCGGTATGATCATCACGATGCCCAAGGGCGCAAAACCACGAATTGACAATTTACAAGCCTCAGGAAATGGAAATTCGACAGTGCCGCTTCCGGTTCCATCGGCCCCAATAATCACGCTAATCGCGTCGTCGCAAAGTAGCTATAGCGTATCATGGGAAAGTGTAGTCAATGCTTCCTCCTACACTTTGGAAGAAGATACCGTAGGAGATTTTCTCCATCCCAGGGTGGTTGCCCAAGGGAACATCTTATCGGAGCTGTTCACCAACATCGCCTCGGGGACTTATTATTATCGTGCCCTCGCCTCCAACGCCACGGGAAACAGTCCCTATAGCAATGTCGTCAGCATCACAGTGACCAACGACAACCCGATACCTCCCAGGGATGCCATCGAATATTCCGTGTGGTACATCGACTGGACCAGCTGGTTTAACGGCCCTCCTTTTGTGATTCCGCAAGATGTCAACATGATTAACATTTTTGTGGGAGAGTTAAGGTATGGACAGGACGGTAAACCTACGATGGGTGGTTTCGGCACTTTTACCGAATCGCAAATAAAATCCTTCACGCAATATCTGGCAGCACAAAACCCGTCGATCCAGGCAAAAGTGTCGATTGGCGGTGCTGGAGGCATGTATGACAGGACGTGGGATATATTGACTCCGGCCAATATTAAGGCCTTTGCCCAGGGGATGGTTGATTTCTGCCATAATCTCGGGCTGGCAGGCGTGGACTTTGATTATGAGGCTTTTGTGTCTGCGGAGCAAGAAGCGCTGGTGGGAGCTTTGATCAAAGAGTTTAAACTGCTTGATCCGAGCTTGCAAACCAGCCTGTGCAGTAACGCCGGATTCGGTCCGAACTACCCCTGGCAACAGGCGGTAAAGAACGTATTGGATGCGGCGATGATCTCTCCCGGCAACTGCGCAGTGGACAGATTCTACATCATGTCCTACTACAACTCCATGAGTGAGGAGATCGGGTGGATCACAGGAAGCGATGGCAATGGCGGTTGGGCGAACTGGCTGATCACGAACTACGGGTTCAACCGGGCACGCATTTCGGTGGGCATCGATGATTTTGATGCGCATGCCTATGACCCCGATGCGTTTAGATCTTGGGCAATAAGCCAAGGTTTCAGCGTCGCGCACTGGGCCTTTGATCCTGCACGCCCTAAGTCAAGGATTCAGTGTCCTTGCACGCCCTAA